A stretch of the Oncorhynchus mykiss isolate Arlee chromosome 23, USDA_OmykA_1.1, whole genome shotgun sequence genome encodes the following:
- the LOC110502811 gene encoding dual specificity protein phosphatase 13 isoform X5, with protein sequence MSKVSTTVQEGCGSSSDTPSVKDLVKILFGGKRFGNPVDEVWTNLFIGDMSVANDRYSIWKLGITHVLNAAHGRQHCLGSHTFYGSTVDYHGVPADDSPSFDISLYFYSSADYIQDALNTADARILVHCAVGVSRSASLVLAYLMIHHHYSLLDAITKVKEHRWIFPNTGFLKQLRALDKKLHTKKQEKRANPRSKRGTVIHEPCKRRETRD encoded by the exons ATGTCCAAGGTGTCAACAACTGTTCAGGAAGGATGTGGTTCCTCCTCTGACACTCCATCTGTGAAGGACTTGGTGAAAATTCTCTTTGGTGGCAAAAGATTTGGCAACCCAGTGGATGAAGTTTGGACTAACCTTTTCATTGGGGACAT GTCTGTAGCCAATGATCGATACAGCATATGGAAACTTGGAATCACTCATGTCCTGAATGCTGCCCATGGGAGGCAGCACTGCCTAGGGAGCCACACTTTCTACGGGTCAACAGTGGACTACCATGGAGTGCCTGCTGACGATTCACCATCTTTTGACATTTCACTGTATTTCTATTCCTCTGCCGATTACATCCAAGATGCACTAAACACAGCAGACG CCAGGATCCTGGTCCACTGTGCTGTAGGTGTGAGTAGGTCTGCTTCTCTGGTGCTGGCCTACTTGATGATCCATCACCACTACTCCTTGCTAGATGCCATCACAAAGGTCAAAGAGCACAGGTGGATCTTTCCAAATACAGGATTCCTAAAACAACTCAGAGCGTTGGATAAGAAACTGCACACAAAGAAACAGGAGAAGAG AGCAAACCCCCGAAGCAAAAGAGGAACTGTAATTCATGAACCCTGCAAGAGGAGGGAGACTAGAG